The nucleotide sequence TTACCTGTGGCATTGTGTACTTCCAGATCACATCAGCTTTTGAATCCTGGAAAGACCATGGAGTCGCTATAACAATATCGCCTTCACGAACCCACATCCTTTTTTTCTTTGAACCAGGGATCCTCCCCATCCTTACAACGCCATCCATGCATTGTAATGTAACTCTTTTTCCACCAAGCAATGTACCAACAGTTGCTAAGATCTCATTTTTATCTTTTCGTGGGGTACGAACTCTTGTAACTTCCGGAGTATCGGAAGGTTTGCCGCTAGCACCCTTATTTTTCCTCATATTACTTCTATAATTGGCCAGGTTAATTCCTCTTTGTTAGTATGTAGATCATTAGAATGTGTTTATAACATTCTGTCCTATTCTATAACAAATAAGTGTGAAATGTGTGAATTGCTATAAAGCACTTGAACCACTTAATGGTATCTAATTCTATAAAGTTCCACTGAGATTATTTGTTGGAAGATTTCTCAAATATGATCAATATAATTTATCATTCAAAAAAGTGGAAATAATTTTTTTTAATAACAAACCATAAGCATATCTGTTTATGATATTAAACAAACTCAATACATATAAAGTCTGTTGAAGAAGTAGGAATAGTCTAAGCAATTTAACTTCTTTTCAACTTGAAATTAACGTTTCATGCATATACTTTCTAAAAAATCACCTGTTTTCTCTTTCGGAGCTAGCGGTAATTTTGTCGGAATTCAGTCTCATTCTCCGAAGATAAATTATATATCCAATCAATCCCCATTTCACGCCGTTAACTCAAACACAAAAGCTTATCAGTAATGTCTATTAGACTAGCGACCTGAACATTTTTGTCGATAGAACTAAGTAACAGATACTCATGTTCAGATTTGAAAAATGCTATAGATATTATAAAATGCTATAGATTACCAGTGATTGACAACTGGTTAGATTTTATTTGTAAAGTTTGTGTTAAAGTCATAGGTAATGAATATCTCTTCAAAAAATTGGAGGAAACATGCTCGAGGTAAAAGATCTGGTAGTTGAGATTGGCGGCAGGACGATCCTGAACAAAGTTAATCTCAAAGTAGAGCAGGGTAGCACCACTGTTCTTTTTGGCCCTAACGGAGCAGGTAAATCCGCACTTCTCATGACGCTTATGGGATTTAGCGGTTACAATATTGTTAGTGGGCAGATTATATTCAAAGGCGAGGACATAACTAACCTTTCAGTTGATGAAAGAGCAAAACGGGGATTGGGCATCATGACCCAGAGACCACCTAATCTGACAGGTGTTAAGCTCGAGACGCTCGTGAGCGCTATATCAACAGAAGACAGTCTTGACACTGAAGCAGTTGCAAAGAAACTTGATATGGAGCGCTTCATGGAAAGAGATGTTAATGTTGGCTTTTCGGGTGGAGAGATCAAGAGGTCTGAATTATTACAACTATCAGCACAAAACCCGTGCATGTACCTGCTCGATGAGCCGGAATCGGGTGTTGACCTTGTGAGCATTGAAGAAATAGGTAAGACCATAGACGAACTTCTGAAAAGCAGGTCAAGCTGTTTTGTTGACCATAACAGGAGAGGAAATTCAGCACTTATTATAACGCATACCGGTCAGGTATTGGACTATGTTGAGCCTGATATGGGCTACATACTTTGTAATGGTGCTGTTGTATGCAAAGGTCACCCACGTGAAATGCTCAAGGAAATAAAGAGTCAGGGATATGGAGAGTGCATAAAATGCAAAAGGGGACAGCTTTAAAGGAAAAGGCTGAAAAGGCCATAGCAAAGACTGCAACGTATGGAGAGGACTTCGACCTTGATGAGTTTGAGATCGGTACAAAAGAAGTACCAGTTACAGAAGATCTTGAGGACCTTGACAGCGATTTCAAGCAGACACTTCTCAATGTAGGTGTTCTGCCTGATGAGAAAGAGAGATCTGGCAGTTTTCTGATGCTGGACAATGCAATATCCCATTCATCGATCAGTGATCCTGACATCGAACTGATGTCTTTGCATGAAGCAATGGAGAAACATGACTGGCTGGAGGAATATTCCTGGAAGCTTGTTTCCGTGGATACTGACAAGTACACTGCAAAAAGCTATCTTGAGAACGCTAATGGTTATTTCATTCGTGCACCTGCAGGTAAGAAAAGTTCTATGCCAGTGCAGACATGTCTTGTCATGGGGCATAAGGATGTGACACAGACCGTTCACAACATCCTTATTGTAGAAGAAAATGCACAGCTTGATGTCATAACGGGATGTACCACCAAGAAAGGCGTTGAAAGAGCAATGCATCTTGGTATCTCTGAGATATATGTCAAAAAGGGTGGTGTCCTTAACTTCACAATGATACACAACTGGGCCGAAGACATAGGAGTGCGCCCAAGGACCGCTATCCATCTCGAAGAAGGTGCAACGTTCGTCAACAACTACATCCTGCTTAAGCCGGTGAGATCAATTCAGTCATACCCAACTGCAATTCTGGCAGGAGAAGGTGCTTTCGCAAGGTTCCATACAATTGCTGTTGCACATCCCGGTTCCGAGCTTGACCTTGGAAGCAGGGTATTGTTCAATGCTCCCAACACAAAGGCAGAGCTTATTTCAAGGACCATTACTACCGGTGGTAAGATCACTGCCAGAGGAGAGATGGTTGCAAATGAGCTTCATTCAAAAGGACATCTGGAATGCCATGGGCTTGTACTTAACAACGAAGGTACACAACGAGCAATTCCAATACTTGAGGCAAATGTGGATGATGTGGAACTTACACATGAAGCAGCTGTAGGAAGGATCGCAAAGGAACAGGTGGAATACCTGATGGCCCGCGGACTTTCTGAAGAGGAATCTGTAGGAATGATCGTACGTGGTTTCCTTGATGTGGGCATAACCGGCCTTCCGGAAGAGCTTGCAGAAGACATTGACAAAACTATCGCACAGATAGGAAAGGATGCGATCTGAGATCAGATCTGTCCTTTTTCATTTTATTTTGGTTTATTATTTATTGATCCAAATCCTTTTTTAAGTATGTATAATCTAAAACATACTATTAATTATACATAATTCAAGTACGGCATATGCTATAAAATTAATTGGTATGTTTAATGTCTCTTTATATTCTTAATAATTTATATATCAGTTCTTTTTATTTTTAATACGGGATTGCACTTCGAAAATCAAAACATAATGCCCAAACTTATAAATATTGAATAAATCCCACTATAAGAGGGGTAAAAGATGAATTGGAAAATTCTATTAACAACTTTTGTTGTTCTGACTGTTGTCCTTAGCGGATGTACAGAATCGGGGTCTGAAGATCCTGCAGATGCTGAGAAGGGAAAAGTGGTCATTGGTTCTAAATTGTTCCAGGAGTCATATATACTGGCAAACATGGCTGGTATCATGCTTGAAGAAGAAGGTTATGAGGTTGATGTAAAAGAAGGTCTTGGTGGCACTCTTATAAATTATGAGGGTCTCAAGCAAGGTAGTGTGGATGTATATGTGGAATATACAGGTACTGCATATAGCCAGATACTGAACGAGACTCCGCTTGAAGTGTGGGATCCTGAAGTTGTCTATCAGGTATCTGAGGAAGGACTGAATGCTGATGGTGTTGTTATCGTAGCAGAACTTGGTTTTGAGGATGCGTATGCACTTGCTGTAAAGGATCAGTGGGCTGAAGAGAACAATGTTGTTAATATCAGTGATCTGGATGGATATGCATCTGAGTTAACTATCGGTACTGATCCTGAATTTGCATATCGCGAAGATGGTCTGCCTCGCATTAACGATCTCTATGGCCTTGAGTTCAAAGCGGTCAAGCCTACAGTTGCGAACATCATGTACGAGGCTATTAAGAATGATGAAGTTGATGTCGTTTCAGCATATACTACAGATACAAGGAACGAAGTTTTCGATCTTCGTATCCTGAATGATGACATGAATGCATTACCTCCATACGATGCTATTCTAATTATGTCTGCAGAATTTGCAGAGGTAAACCCTGATGCTGTTGCTGCTCTTGAAAAATTGGAAGGACAGATCGACACAGACACAATGAGAGGTCTGAACTACCAGTTCGATGTTGAGAAGCGTGAAGCAGAGGACATAGCAAGAGATTATTTGATCTCAAGCGGATTGATAGAGAGCTAATTCCTCTTTCAATCTCTTATTTTTTTAGTATAGTGTAGAAACTGCTTTTTTAACTGAGATCTGCTTATGCCATCCAAAAGGATATTCGACAGGATAGATTCTATCCGGATTCGCGGTGTGACTAAAAAATATGAAGGCAGGTTTGCTATCAATGACCTGAACCTTGATATTGAAGGTGGGGAAATGCTCATTCTCATCGGTCCCAGCGGATCAGGGAAGACCACAACGCTACGTACGATCAATCGTCTGATAGAACCTGATTCCGGTACTATTCACATAAACGGACAGGATGTTATGGAAATTGAGCAGGTTGCTCTCAGGAGGAACATTGGCTATGTTATCCAGGATATCGGCCTATTCCCTCATATGACAATAGCTGAAAATATAGGACTTGTTCCTAAACTGGAAGGATGGGATAAGGAAAAGATCAGTGAAAGGGTACAATACCTTCTGGATTTTGTGTCCCTGCCATCAGAGATGTTCATGAACAGATACCCCCACCAGTTAAGTGGAGGCCAGCAACAGAGAGTGGGACTCGCAAGGGCACTGGTAATGGACCCGCCTCTTTTGCTCATGGATGAACCCTTTGGAGCACTTGACCCTATTCTGAGAAAGCAGCTTCAGGAAGAGTTTTGTATTATCCGGGAAAAGCTCGGAAAGACCATTATTTTCGTAACTCATGATATTGAAGAGGCTTTCAAGCTGGCGGACAGGATAGGCATTATGGATGATGCAAAGCTTGTACAGATCGGAACAGCAGAGGAACTGATCTTCCATCCTGCAAATGAAATGGTGGCAAGTATTGTTGATACCGGAAAGAAGTTCAAGCATCTTGATACTTTGAGGATAAGGGATCTTATGACTCCCCTTGACAACAAATATGTTCATGAAGGAACTCTTTCTGTCAGCGAAGCCATTAAGTCGATGCTTGATAAAGGCATAGAGCTCGCTGTTGTTTTTGATGACAATGGACCTGTTGGTATTGTCAGGCTGCCTGACCTGATGCGTCTGGGAGAAACAAATGATACTATTGGTGACCATGCTTTAAGTGTTCCTTCGTTTAGCAGTGATGAGCTTCTTGAATCTTCACTTAAGGACCTGCATGAGAAACATAATTCGATCGCATTTGTCAGAGACGATGACCAAATTCGAGGTTTCCTGTTCCCGATAGATATATTCAGGCAACTGGTTTGATCAGGAGTGAGTGTTTTTGTTACTATCTGATCTTATAAGAGTCTGGGAAGCGAATTCCCTTACCACACGTACGATTGAGCACTTGACCATGTTCAGCATTGCCATCGTCATTGCATCCATTATTGGGGTAAGCTTGGGCATCTACCTGTACAGCAGACCCAGAATTGCTCACCCTGCACTTAATTTCCTGAACGTTGTGGAAACCATACCGGATATTCCTCTTCTTGTACTCCTGTTGCCAATATTCGGGCTTGGCGAGGAACCAACGATCGTAGCTTCCATACTTTATTCGCTTTTACCTATCACACGTAACACCTACACAGGCCTCAAAGAGGTTGACCAGCAGTATATCGATATAGCACACGCAATGGGACTTTCCCAGCGTGAGATCCTTATGAAGGTCAGACTCCCGCTTTCCCTGCCTATGATAGCAGGTGGCTTAAGGATAGCTCTTGTATTCACTATGGGTGTTGTGACACTTGGCGGACTGATTGCTGCAGGTGGCCTTGGAACAGCCCTTATAGCCGGGATACAGCTCTATAAGATCGAAACCATACTTGTCGCCGGTATCTGGACCGGTCTTCTGGCAGTGATCCTTGATGGCTTTGCAGGTTCTCTTGAGAAGAAACTGCAGAGGAAGTATGGCACATGGTAACTATTGAGACGATCCTTGGACATACCGGTGAGCATCTTGTGCTTTTGCTTACCACGCTGTTTGCAAGCATTTGCATCTCCCTGCCCCTTGCATTTGTTTCCCTTTACAGCAAACGTGTCGGATATGTCATCATGAAGTTCGCGAACCTTGCCCAGGCAGTGCCAAGTTTTGCTGTTGTTGCTATTGTGGTCCCTCTGATAGGAATCGGATTCTATCCTGCACTTATAGCCATCCTGCTGAGGGCACTTCTGCCTATCATCAAGAACACCTACATCGGACTTTCAACGGTGGATCCTTCCATGCTTGACTATGCAGACGGTATCGGTCTTAACCAGTGGCAGATCCTCCGCTATATCCGTCTCCCAAATGCCTATCCTGCCATATTTGCAGGTATCAAGTTCGCATCCATCCTCATCAACAGCATAGCCATCCTGACAGCCTACATTGGCAGTGGAGGTCTTGGTGAGCTTATCTTTGAAGGGCTTGTGGGCTTCAATAATGAGAAGATACTTGCAGGTGCCATTCCTGCGATATTGATAGCACTTACACTGGATGTCATTTTTACAGCAATGGAAAAGAGGCTGGTTCCGAATTACAGGAAATGAGTTTCAAGATGTTGAAACACTTCGGTTAATATGTAGCTATAATTAGACATGTTGAGTCGCATTAAACAAGAAAAAATAAATAAAATATGAGGATTTGAATCCGTTATTTCTATAGATTTTTTATCTTTTTATTCTATAATCCATAGGTAAATGGATAGAGATATTTATTAGTAAGTGCTTCTAATAATATATTAGGGGGAATTATTCAAATGAAAATATATTCAATAATTTTAGTAGTACTTTTTATTTTGATTACCATTGGAACAGTATCCGCAAGCACATTCACAGTGAACAACAGCACCGGAGATGTAGCAGATTTTACTTCGATCCAGGCTGCTATAGATGATGTGAATACAACTAATGAAGATACGATTCTTGTTTATCAGGGAACCTATACAGAGAATGTGACTGTGAACAAGGAACTGACAATCAATTCACATCCTGATAATCTGGGCGATACCATTGTTCAGACTGCTAATCCAAATAATTCCGTATTTTACGTGACTGAAGACAATGTCACTATCAACGGCTTTAATGTGACAGGTGCAAATAATTACGTTGGGATACTTCTCAATGGAGTTAATGGATGTAATATTAGTGATAATAGCTTATCGAATAACTTTGTCGGCATCAGGCTGGACCAGTCCAGCAACAATATGCTGAGTAATAACATTGCAAACTCGAACAGTGATACAGGTATCGGCCTGGTGAATTCCAGCGACAGCAACACACTGACCAATAACATTGCAAATTCGAACACCGACACAGGTATCTGGCTTTTCGGGTCCAGCAACAACATGCTGAACAGTAATATTATATTGAACAATGAATTCGGCATCAGGCTGGTAAATTCCAGCAATAGCAATACACTGACCAATAATACTGCAAGTTCGAACAACGATGCAGGTATCAGACTGGAACAGTCAAGTAATGGCAACAATCTAAGCAGTAACATTGCATTGAATAACATCTTCGGCATTGGTCTGCAACAGTCCAGCAATAGCAACAAGCTGACCAATAACACTGCAAACTCGAACACCAACACAGGCATCTGGCTTTCCGAGTCCATCAACAACATGCTGAGCAGTAACATTGTGCTGAATAACAATTTCGGTATCGGTCTGCAACAGTCCAGTAATAGCAACACACTGACCAATAACACTGCAAACTCGAACACCGACGCAGGTATCAGGATGCAACAGTCCAGCAATAACAACACGCTGACCAATAATAATGCAAACTCGAACGGTGATACAGGTATAGGTCTGTTGAATTCCAGCGATAACTCCCTGAGCAGTAACATTGTGTCAAATAACTTTGACGATGGCATTTATTTTGAGGGTTCCAACAACACTCTCCTCTACAATAATTACTTCAACAATACAAATAACGTTGAATATGTTGGCATCAATAATGGCAACATCTGGAACATCACCATGACTGCTGGAACAAACATTGTTGGAGGTCATCTCCTTGGTGGAAACTATTGGGTGCATCCTAATGGAACAGGATTCAGTGTTGACACAGCAGATAATAACACGGATGGGATCTGCGATGAGCAATACAACCTTTCAGTAACTGAATCTGACTACCTGCCACTTATCATTGTCGTTGACACTCTCATGCCAGTGATCAGTATAACCTCACCGGCAGATGGATCATCCACAACGGCAAGTTCTGTTACTGTCTCAGGCCTTGTCAATGGAACCGGATCTCTGCCATTGGTTACAGTGAATGATATTAATGCAGAAACCACAATCATAGAATTCAACGGCACCTTCACGGCAACGGTACCTCTGGTCATAGGTGCTAACACCATTTATGCAAACGTTACCGATGCTGCTGGAAATACCAACACAACATTTGTGAATATTGCACGAACCTCATCCTCTGGCAGTAACGGTGGCGGTTC is from Methanococcoides sp. AM1 and encodes:
- a CDS encoding ABC transporter ATP-binding protein gives rise to the protein MPSKRIFDRIDSIRIRGVTKKYEGRFAINDLNLDIEGGEMLILIGPSGSGKTTTLRTINRLIEPDSGTIHINGQDVMEIEQVALRRNIGYVIQDIGLFPHMTIAENIGLVPKLEGWDKEKISERVQYLLDFVSLPSEMFMNRYPHQLSGGQQQRVGLARALVMDPPLLLMDEPFGALDPILRKQLQEEFCIIREKLGKTIIFVTHDIEEAFKLADRIGIMDDAKLVQIGTAEELIFHPANEMVASIVDTGKKFKHLDTLRIRDLMTPLDNKYVHEGTLSVSEAIKSMLDKGIELAVVFDDNGPVGIVRLPDLMRLGETNDTIGDHALSVPSFSSDELLESSLKDLHEKHNSIAFVRDDDQIRGFLFPIDIFRQLV
- a CDS encoding glycine betaine ABC transporter substrate-binding protein, giving the protein MNWKILLTTFVVLTVVLSGCTESGSEDPADAEKGKVVIGSKLFQESYILANMAGIMLEEEGYEVDVKEGLGGTLINYEGLKQGSVDVYVEYTGTAYSQILNETPLEVWDPEVVYQVSEEGLNADGVVIVAELGFEDAYALAVKDQWAEENNVVNISDLDGYASELTIGTDPEFAYREDGLPRINDLYGLEFKAVKPTVANIMYEAIKNDEVDVVSAYTTDTRNEVFDLRILNDDMNALPPYDAILIMSAEFAEVNPDAVAALEKLEGQIDTDTMRGLNYQFDVEKREAEDIARDYLISSGLIES
- a CDS encoding SufD family Fe-S cluster assembly protein is translated as MQKGTALKEKAEKAIAKTATYGEDFDLDEFEIGTKEVPVTEDLEDLDSDFKQTLLNVGVLPDEKERSGSFLMLDNAISHSSISDPDIELMSLHEAMEKHDWLEEYSWKLVSVDTDKYTAKSYLENANGYFIRAPAGKKSSMPVQTCLVMGHKDVTQTVHNILIVEENAQLDVITGCTTKKGVERAMHLGISEIYVKKGGVLNFTMIHNWAEDIGVRPRTAIHLEEGATFVNNYILLKPVRSIQSYPTAILAGEGAFARFHTIAVAHPGSELDLGSRVLFNAPNTKAELISRTITTGGKITARGEMVANELHSKGHLECHGLVLNNEGTQRAIPILEANVDDVELTHEAAVGRIAKEQVEYLMARGLSEEESVGMIVRGFLDVGITGLPEELAEDIDKTIAQIGKDAI
- a CDS encoding ABC transporter permease, with the protein product MVTIETILGHTGEHLVLLLTTLFASICISLPLAFVSLYSKRVGYVIMKFANLAQAVPSFAVVAIVVPLIGIGFYPALIAILLRALLPIIKNTYIGLSTVDPSMLDYADGIGLNQWQILRYIRLPNAYPAIFAGIKFASILINSIAILTAYIGSGGLGELIFEGLVGFNNEKILAGAIPAILIALTLDVIFTAMEKRLVPNYRK
- a CDS encoding ABC transporter permease, with product MFLLLSDLIRVWEANSLTTRTIEHLTMFSIAIVIASIIGVSLGIYLYSRPRIAHPALNFLNVVETIPDIPLLVLLLPIFGLGEEPTIVASILYSLLPITRNTYTGLKEVDQQYIDIAHAMGLSQREILMKVRLPLSLPMIAGGLRIALVFTMGVVTLGGLIAAGGLGTALIAGIQLYKIETILVAGIWTGLLAVILDGFAGSLEKKLQRKYGTW
- a CDS encoding ABC transporter ATP-binding protein, whose translation is MLEVKDLVVEIGGRTILNKVNLKVEQGSTTVLFGPNGAGKSALLMTLMGFSGYNIVSGQIIFKGEDITNLSVDERAKRGLGIMTQRPPNLTGVKLETLVSAISTEDSLDTEAVAKKLDMERFMERDVNVGFSGGEIKRSELLQLSAQNPCMYLLDEPESGVDLVSIEEIGKTIDELLKSRSSCFVDHNRRGNSALIITHTGQVLDYVEPDMGYILCNGAVVCKGHPREMLKEIKSQGYGECIKCKRGQL
- the eif1A gene encoding translation initiation factor eIF-1A, whose product is MRKNKGASGKPSDTPEVTRVRTPRKDKNEILATVGTLLGGKRVTLQCMDGVVRMGRIPGSKKKRMWVREGDIVIATPWSFQDSKADVIWKYTMPQVNWLQRKGYLK
- a CDS encoding NosD domain-containing protein, coding for MKIYSIILVVLFILITIGTVSASTFTVNNSTGDVADFTSIQAAIDDVNTTNEDTILVYQGTYTENVTVNKELTINSHPDNLGDTIVQTANPNNSVFYVTEDNVTINGFNVTGANNYVGILLNGVNGCNISDNSLSNNFVGIRLDQSSNNMLSNNIANSNSDTGIGLVNSSDSNTLTNNIANSNTDTGIWLFGSSNNMLNSNIILNNEFGIRLVNSSNSNTLTNNTASSNNDAGIRLEQSSNGNNLSSNIALNNIFGIGLQQSSNSNKLTNNTANSNTNTGIWLSESINNMLSSNIVLNNNFGIGLQQSSNSNTLTNNTANSNTDAGIRMQQSSNNNTLTNNNANSNGDTGIGLLNSSDNSLSSNIVSNNFDDGIYFEGSNNTLLYNNYFNNTNNVEYVGINNGNIWNITMTAGTNIVGGHLLGGNYWVHPNGTGFSVDTADNNTDGICDEQYNLSVTESDYLPLIIVVDTLMPVISITSPADGSSTTASSVTVSGLVNGTGSLPLVTVNDINAETTIIEFNGTFTATVPLVIGANTIYANVTDAAGNTNTTFVNIARTSSSGSNGGGSSGGIGTPVIIPIQEEPKVEEENTTSDSNATNNVTIVAPEEEVVEEPQEPQGETEATPGFSIMLTTGVLLSAYVIYKRKD